From a single Intestinibaculum porci genomic region:
- the hpf gene encoding ribosome hibernation-promoting factor, HPF/YfiA family: MKVSIRGKNITVTPGIQEKVEKKLSKLDKYFITKDVEAKVLVRTYPTGQKIEVTIPTEYVLLRAEEVNDDLYDAIDLVVDKLEGQIRKYKTRLSRKSKNNKLAFNIATLEELEDDGEEDVIVKTKTINPKPMDMEEAIMQMELIGHTFFVYLDTESNKVSVVYKRDNGGYGLLETE; the protein is encoded by the coding sequence ATGAAAGTTAGTATTAGAGGAAAGAATATTACCGTTACACCAGGGATCCAGGAAAAGGTAGAAAAGAAACTTTCTAAGCTCGACAAATACTTTATTACTAAAGATGTAGAAGCAAAAGTATTAGTCAGAACTTATCCTACTGGTCAGAAAATTGAAGTAACGATTCCTACAGAATACGTCTTATTAAGAGCAGAAGAGGTGAATGATGATCTTTACGATGCGATTGATTTAGTCGTTGATAAGCTTGAAGGTCAGATCAGAAAGTACAAGACAAGATTAAGCAGAAAGTCAAAAAATAATAAACTTGCATTCAATATCGCTACATTAGAAGAATTAGAAGATGATGGCGAAGAAGATGTCATCGTGAAAACAAAGACCATTAATCCTAAACCAATGGATATGGAAGAAGCAATTATGCAGATGGAATTAATCGGTCATACATTCTTCGTATATCTTGATACGGAAAGCAATAAAGTCAGTGTTGTCTATAAACGTGATAATGGCGGTTATGGCTTACTGGAAACGGAATAA
- a CDS encoding IS1595 family transposase: protein MEIQNIAANLSNIKLDQFQIEQILDMVEEYIEANETASTPIIEHCPKCPEKHPKMIKAGHTKSGKQMYRCKSCNKRFVADTGQLTFYSHQSLSKWKIVLKDTLNGLALRETAFKIGVHYVTVFRMRHKLLHFIEMILANDSVGDVAEIDEKYILASHKGTKLEGVDPRKHGSIAPKPGITDILVCIMTVVSRGGNTFIHTYNTGRPTDVNGYEFCQHIDKESYCFIDGINIYDWSLKKRNCGVKHLKLDEYTKTDHLNTVNGLHSFIESEIIYYRNISTKYINRYNSLFMIQYNFRKLNISEKVTKLLGMLRQHQQYFYIRQLSKESIFKFSNSIFDL, encoded by the coding sequence ATGGAAATTCAAAACATTGCTGCTAACTTATCTAATATTAAACTAGATCAATTTCAAATTGAACAGATTCTTGATATGGTTGAGGAGTATATTGAAGCTAATGAAACTGCGTCTACACCTATCATAGAGCATTGCCCAAAATGTCCTGAAAAACATCCTAAAATGATCAAAGCAGGACACACAAAAAGTGGCAAGCAAATGTATAGATGTAAAAGCTGTAATAAACGCTTTGTAGCGGATACCGGTCAATTAACTTTCTATTCACATCAGAGCCTTTCAAAGTGGAAAATTGTTCTTAAAGATACACTCAACGGTTTAGCTTTACGCGAAACTGCATTCAAAATCGGTGTGCATTATGTAACTGTATTTAGAATGCGTCATAAGCTACTTCATTTCATTGAAATGATCCTAGCTAATGATTCTGTAGGTGATGTAGCTGAAATAGATGAGAAGTACATCCTGGCGAGTCATAAAGGGACCAAGCTGGAAGGCGTTGATCCTCGAAAACATGGATCAATAGCACCGAAACCAGGCATAACTGATATTCTAGTATGTATTATGACCGTAGTTTCCCGAGGCGGAAATACATTTATTCACACCTATAATACCGGTCGACCTACTGACGTGAATGGCTATGAATTTTGTCAGCATATTGATAAAGAAAGCTACTGCTTTATAGATGGTATCAATATTTATGACTGGAGTCTGAAAAAACGAAATTGCGGCGTAAAGCATCTAAAACTCGATGAGTATACAAAAACTGATCATTTGAATACTGTAAATGGACTTCATTCATTTATTGAATCAGAAATCATCTATTATAGAAATATATCTACAAAGTATATAAATAGATATAACTCGTTATTTATGATCCAATATAATTTCAGAAAACTCAATATCAGCGAGAAAGTTACAAAGCTTTTAGGGATGCTGAGACAGCATCAGCAATATTTCTACATTCGCCAACTCAGTAAAGAAAGTATATTTAAGTTTAGCAATAGTATATTTGATCTGTAA